Proteins from one Fragaria vesca subsp. vesca linkage group LG6, FraVesHawaii_1.0, whole genome shotgun sequence genomic window:
- the LOC101301985 gene encoding UDP-N-acetylglucosamine transferase subunit ALG13 homolog: protein MGDTEVRMKSKKTVFVTVGTTSFDALVNAVDTREVKEELWRRGYTEILIQMGRGSYIPSKSEGGDDSIAVDYFTFSSSIADHLRAASLVISHAGSGSIFETLWLGKPLIVVVNEDLMDNHQSELAEELADRKHLYCARPQTLCHIIADMKLESLIPYHPGDTTPVAKLINRFLGFSED from the exons ATGGGAGATACTGAAGTTAGAATGAAGTCTAAGAAGACGGTTTTTGTAACTGTTGGAACAACTAGTTTTGATGCTCTAGTGAACGCGGTGGACACAAGAGAGGTTAAAGAAGAGCTTTGGAGAAGAGGGTACACTGAGATTCTCATTCAGATGGGCCGTGGCTCCTATATTCCCTCAAAG TCTGAAGGAGGTGATGACTCCATTGCGGTAGATTACTTCACTTTTTCATCAAGCATTGCAGACCATTTAAGAGCAGCGTCTCTTGTCATTAGCCATGCAG GGTCAGGGAGCATATTTGAGACGTTGTGGCTTGGGAAGCCCTTAATTGTTGTGGTTAATGAAGATTTGATGGACAACCATCAAAGTGAGTTGGCAGAAGAACTAGCAGACAGGAAGCATCTGTACTGTGCTCGCCCTCAGACACTTTGTCACATTATAGCAGATATGAAACTGGAGTCCCTCATTCCATACCATCCAGGTGATACTACACCAGTCGCCAAGCTTATCAATAGGTTTCTTGGTTTTTCAGAGGATTGA
- the LOC101302278 gene encoding receptor-like serine/threonine-protein kinase ALE2-like — protein sequence MEVKSSVAENHSDHNHHPSHSYSNHHHGSFPSKLALIIIISIVSVTVILAITLIILLLRRLKSAKTSGSHIDDEKGSLNNTSCRSIVQNSMNFGCSPDVKGGCLQGGNLGRSMRTPGAITTPTRYRGVQVLSYKELEEATNKFSEANVMGRGGFGVVYRGVLRDGTMAAIKMLHREGRQGERAFRLEVDLLSRLQSPYLVELLGYCADQHHRLLVFECMHNGTLQDHLHSRNHQQPLDWGTRLRIALDCAKALEFLHERNIPSVIHRDFKCSNVLLDENFRAKVSDFGLAKMASDKINGQVSTRVLGTTGYLAPEYASTGKLTTKSDVYSYGVVLLELLTGRVPVDTKRPSGEHVLVSWALPRLTNREKVVQMVDPALKGQYSKRDLIQVAAIAAMCVQPEAEYRPLMADVVPSLIPLVKNSSYVGSSGSSRFQVQVASPRY from the exons ATGGAAGTTAAAAGCAGTGTTGCGGAAAACCATTCTGATCACAACCACCACCCTTCACATTCCTATAGCAACCACCACCATGGAAGTTTTCCTTCCAAGTTGGCTCTCATTATCATCATTTCCATCGTCTCTGTCACGGTCATTCTTGCTATAACCCTCATCATACTGTTGCTCAGACGGCTCAAATCAGCCAAAACCAGTGGCAGCCACATTGATGATGAGAAGGGAAGCTTGAACAATACAAGTTGCAGGTCCATTGTTCAAAACTCCATGAACTTCGGTTGTAGTCCAG ATGTGAAGGGCGGGTGTCTTCAAGGAGGGAACTTGGGAAGGTCAATGAGGACACCAGGGGCAATCACAACACCAACTAGATACAGAGGAGTTCAAGTGTTGTCATACAAGGAACTCGAGGAGGCCACCAATAAGTTTAGCGAGGCAAATGTGATGGGCCGTGGAGGGTTTGGAGTGGTGTATAGGGGAGTTCTTCGTGATGGAACCATGGCAGCCATTAAGATGCTGCACAGGGAAGGAAGGCAAGGGGAGCGTGCTTTCAGGCTTGAG GTTGATCTGCTAAGCCGATTGCAGTCTCCATACTTGGTGGAGCTACTTGGTTATTGTGCTGACCAGCATCATAGGCTGCTTGTATTTGAATGCATGCACAATGGTACTCTTCAAGACCATCTCCATTCTCGAAACCATCAGCAGCCGTTGGATTGGGGTACGCGATTGAGGATAGCACTCGACTGTGCCAAGGCCCTTGAGTTCCTCCATGAGAGAAACATCCCATCTGTTATTCACCGTGACTTCAAGTGCAGCAATGTTCTTCTTGATGAAAACTTCCGGGCCAAGGTGTCTGATTTCGGGTTGGCCAAGATGGCTTCAGACAAGATTAACGGGCAGGTTTCGACACGAGTGCTTGGGACCACTGGATATCTAGCACCAGA GTATGCCTCAACTGGAAAGCTTACAACAAAATCAGATGTTTACAGCTACGGCGTGGTTCTTTTAGAGCTGTTGACAGGGCGAGTACCAGTAGATACCAAGCGGCCTTCTGGAGAGCATGTCCTTGTCTCATGG GCTCTTCCAAGGCTAACTAACAGAGAAAAAGTAGTGCAAATGGTTGATCCAGCTCTTAAAGGGCAATACTCAAAGAGGGATCTCATTCAG GTAGCAGCTATTGCAGCAATGTGTGTGCAGCCAGAAGCCGAATATCGGCCTCTAATGGCTGATGTCGTACCCTCTCTAATTCCACTGGTTAAAAACTCCTCTTATGTTGGTTCCTCTGGCTCCTCTAGATTTCAAGTTCAAGTAGCAAGTCCAAGGTATTAG
- the LOC101302568 gene encoding DNA excision repair protein ERCC-1-like, producing MEDEDRVHNTESSSQKNKTVIKIPSFQEVIESSQSKSTPPSLFAPSKTFSQAFAFVKSSEFYSPPKPAETSNSRETGQFDVPSSSAPTNAVASSSSAQRRNAILVSNRQKGNPLLKHIRNVRWEFADIVCDYLLGQSSCALYLSLRYHLLHPDYLYYRIRELQKNYKLRVVLCHVDVEDVVKPLLEVTKTAMLHECTLLCAWSLEECGRYLETIKVYENKPADIIQGQMDTDYLSRLNHALTTVRHVNKTDVVTLGTTFGSLSHVMDASMEDLARCPGIGERKVKCLYDTFHEPFKRVVASRPAVSESSPPDNAEPCSVTEDKETKDTKEESKCRKKEPEPTVKSALSAAFAKYADRVKKKSPQLKNGDTSVAMEAEAEK from the exons ATGGAAGACGAAGACAGAGTGCATAACACAGAGTCGTCATCCCAGAAGAACAAGACGGTGATAAAGATACCGTCTTTCCAAGAAGTTATAGAGAGCTCGCAGTCAAAATCAACCCCACCTTCTCTGTTTGCTCCCTCCAAAACCTTTTCTCAAGCTTTCGCCTTTGTCAAATCTTCTGAGTTTTACTCTCCCCCAAAACCCGCAGAAACCTCTAACTCAAG GGAAACTGGGCAATTTGATGTTCCATCGTCATCTGCTCCTACCAATGCTGTTGCTTCTTCATCATCTGCGCAGCGTCGCAATGCGATTCTTGTCAGCAACAGACAG AAGGGAAACCCCTTGCTCAAACATATCAGAAATGTGAGGTGGGAATTTGCAGATATTGTTTGTGACTACTTACTCGGGCAAAGCTCATGTGCTCTCTATCTAAG TCTTCGTTATCATCTGCTGCATCCAGACTATCTATATTACCGCATTAGGGAATTGCAAAAGAACTACAAGCTTCGGGTCGTACTTTGCCATGTTGATGTG GAGGATGTAGTTAAGCCGTTACTTGAAGTGACTAAAACTGCCATGCTCCATGAGTGTACCCTATTATGTGCTTGGAG CTTGGAGGAATGTGGACGCTACTTGGAGACTATAAAAGTCTATGAAAACAAACCTGCTGACATTATTCAAGGTCAAATGGACACAGACTATTTATCACGG CTAAATCATGCATTAACAACTGTTCGACATGTTAACAAGACTGATGTTGTCACCCTTGGAACTACTTTTGGG TCTCTTTCTCATGTCATGGATGCTTCGATGGAAGATCTAGCTCGTTGCCCTGGCATAGGAGAGCGCAAG GTAAAATGTCTGTATGACACATTCCATGAACCATTTAAGCGTGTGGTTGCCAGCCGCCCTGCTGTTTCAGAATCTTCTCCGCCGGACAATGCTGAACCTTGTTCAGTGACTGAAGATAAAGAAACAAAGGATACCAAAGAAGAAAGCAAATGCAGGAAGAAAGAACCAGAACCAACTGTTAAGTCTGCCCTGTCTGCTGCTTTTGCCAAATATGCTGACAGAGTTAAAAAGAAGTCACCACAGTTGAAGAATGGAGATACAAGTGTTGCCATGGAAGCTGAAGCTGAAAAGTAA
- the LOC101302849 gene encoding E3 ubiquitin-protein ligase ATL6-like → MNHSPPLLSYPVRHGAATLLLILLLTPEVLAQPSPDGDDPYRYQKFSPSMAVIIVVLVAALFVMGFFSIYIRHCSQPESGSVRAGGPITGRSRRGAARGLDVSVIDTFPTLEYKVVKGLKIGKGALECAVCLNEFEDDETLRLIPKCDHVFHPECIDEWLASHTTCPVCRANLVPQDGDAVVELGELTDQHDVEGQQEECDDLGPDHHNSDGQQEEVEPEVLNMNQTLNRNRTRGSSRSSRFRRLFPRSHSTGHSLVQPGEDTERFTLRLPVEVRKQIMNKVLHRSTSVLELPRGGSSRRGPRMGDGGSNNRVRSFKRLEPLDRTFKSDRWVFSRAPSFLTRMLSMKSPKVAANDGEGPSTQPTEPVFTRSDSVRPPV, encoded by the coding sequence ATGAATCACTCCCCTCCGCTCTTGTCCTACCCCGTCAGACACGGCGCCGCCACTCTGTTATTGATCCTACTTCTCACGCCGGAAGTTCTAGCTCAGCCTAGTCCCGACGGAGATGACCCTTATCGCTACCAGAAGTTCAGCCCCTCGATGGCGGTCATCATCGTGGTCCTAGTCGCCGCCCTCTTCGTCATGGGCTTCTTCTCCATCTACATCCGCCACTGCTCGCAACCCGAGTCCGGCAGCGTCCGGGCAGGCGGTCCCATCACTGGACGGTCCAGACGCGGCGCCGCGCGTGGACTTGACGTGTCCGTGATCGACACGTTCCCGACGTTGGAGTACAAAGTCGTCAAGGGACTGAAAATAGGTAAGGGAGCTTTGGAGTGCGCTGTGTGCTTGAACGAGTTTGAAGACGACGAAACGCTGCGTTTGATTCCCAAGTGTGATCATGTGTTTCATCCCGAGTGTATTGACGAGTGGTTGGCTTCTCATACTACTTGCCCGGTTTGTAGGGCCAACCTAGTGCCTCAGGACGGCGACGCCGTCGTCGAGCTCGGTGAGTTGACTGATCAACACGACGTCGAAGGGCAACAGGAGGAGTGTGATGACTTGGGGCCGGACCACCACAACAGTGACGGACAGCAGGAAGAAGTAGAGCCGGAGGTGTTGAATATGAACCAGACGTTGAACAGGAACCGCACACGTGGCAGCTCAAGATCGAGCCGGTTTCGGAGGTTGTTTCCCCGGTCTCACTCGACCGGGCACTCTTTGGTTCAACCGGGCGAGGACACGGAGCGGTTCACTTTGAGGCTACCGGTCGAGGTGAGGAAACAGATCATGAATAAGGTGTTACACCGGTCCACTAGTGTGTTGGAGTTGCCACGAGGAGGGAGCTCGAGGCGCGGCCCGAGAATGGGGGACGGCGGTAGCAACAATAGAGTGAGGAGCTTTAAGCGGCTCGAACCGCTAGACCGGACATTTAAGTCGGACCGGTGGGTGTTTTCTAGGGCACCGTCGTTTCTAACGAGGATGTTGTCGATGAAGTCACCAAAGGTGGCGGCTAACGACGGGGAGGGACCTTCAACTCAACCCACCGAACCGGTTTTTACAAGGAGCGACTCAGTTCGTCCCCCTGTTTGA